A window from Telopea speciosissima isolate NSW1024214 ecotype Mountain lineage chromosome 8, Tspe_v1, whole genome shotgun sequence encodes these proteins:
- the LOC122672708 gene encoding protein FAR1-RELATED SEQUENCE 11-like yields MESLLSEGRTVPFGMDVAGQQENSEESDSSEPSSVSLHSGQIFGPAEEASADSVYNGLSNDMLHPGKVFGTAEEAFETYIRYAKKHGFSIRKQRTYVIEDGSKEIYRRDFVCHRAGKGKRKRMDDGNEGRNRKSVRCMCEAHLCVYRVKTAEAVTWQVSSFSDKHNHELLTEDEVRHLPAYRYISDYYKGRLVEMEKSGMSVKQMMRLLEVEQKVEVGGLPFNETDIRNFLSQSKNIERKYDAANLVLLCRSMQEKDAEFRYDYSVDEQNRLEHIAWCHASSVRGYEHYGDLVVFDTSNKLNAYDMIVGIWVGVTNHGVSCLFGCCLLRNEKASSFSWALKVFLRFMNGKHPKIIFTDQDSAIREAVREQMPGTRHAFCMWYITKKAPGWFSSLLGTRYNKWQEEFYKLNEAESEEDFDVGWRDMGEMYGLSGDLNWINLYELRALWAKPFLKSSFVGIWTTNRSESMNSFMKRFITSETLLTEFMEQVGRAVDTIVLAGEKQNMQQKVNKIVLKTGAPIEEHASKLLTPYAFNQYQKEILQSFFYRVQQIDNGEWLVKHASTEDKGCKVYHVVGGGVVSCSCRAFEFTGILCRHAVAVLQRNNCFGTPDQYLPVRWRREASMESNAYLERLKVLKPIAMELIKESAKSVSVFSTVLEVLTKTLNDAKSHGGSSSDHGDVGVEMTAIELCTNAPGD; encoded by the exons ATGGAATCATTACTCTCTGAGGGCAGAACAGTTCCATTTGGTATGGATGTAGCTGGCCAGCAAGAAAACTCAGAGGAGAGTGATTCTAGTGAACCTTCCAGTGTTTCACTACATTCTGGGCAAATCTTTGGTCCTGCAGAAGAAGCATCAGCGGATAGTGTTTACAATGGACTTTCCAATGATATGCTACATCCAGGGAAAGTCTTTGGTACTGCAGAAGAAGCTTTTGAGACATATATCAGGTATGcgaagaaacatggattttccATTCGGAAGCAACGCACTTATGTAATAGAAGATGGTTCAAAGGAGATTTACCGGAGAGACTTTGTTTGCCACCGAGCAGGGAAGGGGAAACGAAAGAGAATGGATGATGGCAACGAAGGAAGGAATCGTAAGTCAGTTAGATGCATGTGTGAGGCTCACTTGTGTGTTTATAGGGTTAAGACAGCTGAAGCTGTGACATGGCAGGTCAGTAGCTTTTCTGATAAGCATAACCATGAGCTACTCACTGAGGATGAAGTGCGTCACTTACCCGCCTATCGGTACATTTCAGATTATTACAAGGGCCGCCTAGTGGAAATGGAAAAGTCTGGAATGTCAGTGAAGCAAATGATGAGACTACTAGAGGTGGAGCAAAAGGTTGAAGTTGGTGGATTGCCCTTTAATGAAACAGATATAAGGAATTTTTTAAGTCAAAGCAAGAACATAGAGCGGAAGTATGATGCTGCCAACCTTGTGCTTTTGTGTAGAAGTATGCAGGAAAAGGATGCTGAATTTCGATATGATTATAGTGTTGATGAACAAAATAGGTTGGAGCATATTGCCTGGTGTCATGCTTCATCTGTTCGAGGTTATGAGCACTACGGTGATTTGGTTGTGTTTGACACCAGCAATAAGCTTAATGCTTATGATATGATAGTTGGAATTTGGGTTGGTGTTACCAATCATGGGGTTTCATGCCTATTTGGATGTTGTTTACTACGCAATGAGAAGGCCTCATCATTTTCATGGGCATTAAAA GTATTTCTAAGGTTTATGAATGGTAAACATCCGAAAATTATATTCACTGATCAAGATTCTGCAATCAGAGAAGCTGTTAGGGAGCAGATGCCAGGTACAAGGCATGCATTTTGCATGTGGTATATCACGAAGAAGGCTCCTGGGTGGTTTTCTAGCCTACTAGGAACACGTTACAATAAGTGGCAGGAGGAATTTTATAAGTTGAATGAGGCCGAAAGTGAAGAAGACTTTGATGTAGGCTGGAGGGACATGGGTGAAATGTATGGACTTAGTGGGGATCTGAATTGGATTAATTTATATGAGTTGCGTGCATTGTGGGCAAAGCCATTCCTGAAGTCCTCGTTTGTTGGTATTTGGACAACAAACAGATCAGAATCGATGAACTCTTTCATGAAGAGATTCATTACATCAGAAACCTTGCTCACTGAATTCATGGAACAG GTCGGACGGGCTGTTGACACCATAGTTCTGGCAGGGGAAAAACAGAACATGCAACAAAAGGTTAACAAGATTGTTCTTAAAACAGGGGCGCCCATTGAAGAACATGCATCAAAATTATTAACCCCATATGCATTCAATCAATACCAGAAGGAGATACTTCAATCATTCTTTTATCGAGTGCAACAGATTGACAATGGGGAATGGCTTGTAAAACATGCTTCAACAGAAGACAAAGGCTGTAAGGTTTATCATGTTGTGGGTGGAGGGGTTGTTAGTTGTAGCTGTAGGGCCTTTGAATTTACTGGAATTCTATGTAGACATGCTGTGGCAGTGTTACAAAGGAACAACTGCTTTGGAACCCCTGATCAGTACTTACCAGTTCGCTGGCGGCGGGAGGCAAGTATGGAAAGCAATGCTTACTTGGAGAGACTTAAAGTACTGAAGCCTATTGCCATGGAGTTGATAAAAGAATCCGCCAAGTCCGTATCTGTATTCTCTACTGTCTTGGAAGTATTGACTAAGACTCTCAATGATGCGAAGTCACATGGAGGCTCAAGTAGTGATCATGGTGATGTTGGGGTTGAGATGACAGCAATTGAATTATGTACCAATGCTCCTGGTGATTAA